Genomic window (Marinobacter fonticola):
CTCAGTGCGGGGGAGATGGCCTAACGCTACGATGTCGAACCGCTCGGCCAGGAGCCCATACGCGGGCTCTTCCCGGAATCGCCGGTAGGCCTGCGCAAAAACGGCAGCTTTGCGCGAGTCCTCTTCGTAAGCCGTCAGAGCGTCTGGCCGGGCAAACGCGATATACATCTGTTTGCCAGCAAAACGCGCACCTTTGAGAGGCTGAACTTGATGATGGAGGCCCTCGATTCCTGACCCGGCCCGATTCCGCGCTATAGCGGCACCAAAAACGGCATCGTAACGGTCACTAAGCAGCATGTCGAAGAGCTGCGATTGCGTCACGGTAGGCCGCTCAATGGGAGCGCCCTCTGCCAGTAAGCCACTGATGCTGTCGCTCATATAGTAGCCGTTGGGAACGGCAGTCCGCCACTGGCGCACCATCCGATCCAGGGGCGGCTGATACTGAATCTCTTCCGCACGGCTCGTCCTGATGTAGAGGAGGGTGTCGGAAATATGCAACAAATTGTCCGGCAGGAAGACAGCAAACTGCGACCGTTCATAGGAGTAAGCCATGTAGGTCACCGCGTCGACTTCGGCCTCCTCCAGCGCACGCATCGCGCGCTTCCAGGGGTAGCGCCGAAAGATCACCCTCCACCCGAGCCGTTCCGCCACCGCCCGCACGATTTCAACGTGAAACCCTGTTAGTTGAGCATTCTCGTCCAAGTATTCGAACGGCGCGTTATTGGCATCTTCCATGCCCACCACCAAGGTTTGCGCCGCTGACTGTGCAGCGCAACTCAGCCCCAAAAGCAAAACTATAAGAACAATTTTTCCCATCTGTACGCCCAGGTTCCGGGACTGCGCTAATCCTGGTCATTCAGAATCCAGTATCTGTACGAACGCCATCCGGTTTACGCCCACAAACGCCGCCCTCCGGCGCATCGGGACTGTTAGGGAGCCTCTGAAAAAGTTCAGGCTGTGGATGAAGCGCAAGGCGCACGGAGCGCAAGACGCGAGACATACCTTGCTGGTAGGCGAGTGTCTGAGCACCGCGCAACGCAGTGATTCGCCGCAGAATGGACTTTTTCAGAGGCTCCTTAGTTCAAGCATAGCCAAGTTCGGGGAATGCGAAAAAGATTCTCTGCACCGATGCCGGATAATTGAAGCATCCGCACACGCGCAGGATAGCGGGCTCTCATCCAGAGCAGTATTGCCTGAAGGATGTCCACAAAACCTGTGGTGCATTCGTCCGGTTTATTCGTGCTGCAGGATGTTGAGCAGCTTTCCAAACGGGTCGCGAACGTAGAAGCGCCGCACGCCCCACGGTTCGCTTACAGGCCCGTATTCAATGGGAACGCCCGCCTCGTTGAACCTCGCCAGTGCCGTGTCCAGATCGTCCACTTCGATGGACAAATCCGGCACAGGTGTGCCTGAGCCACCCTCGGAGCCAAAACTCACCTGGACCGTCATGTCTTCGGTCGAGCCGTAAGTCTGGAACCAGCCGTGGTCCATCAACAGCTCAAGACCCAGAATGCCTCCGTAAAAGGCGGCGGCCTTGTCGAGATCCGGCGTCGCCGTGTTCGCCATAATGCGTTTTACTTTCATCGTTCGCCCCTGGGC
Coding sequences:
- a CDS encoding substrate-binding periplasmic protein; translation: MEDANNAPFEYLDENAQLTGFHVEIVRAVAERLGWRVIFRRYPWKRAMRALEEAEVDAVTYMAYSYERSQFAVFLPDNLLHISDTLLYIRTSRAEEIQYQPPLDRMVRQWRTAVPNGYYMSDSISGLLAEGAPIERPTVTQSQLFDMLLSDRYDAVFGAAIARNRAGSGIEGLHHQVQPLKGARFAGKQMYIAFARPDALTAYEEDSRKAAVFAQAYRRFREEPAYGLLAERFDIVALGHLPRTERFSQLPTAAND
- a CDS encoding VOC family protein, with product MKVKRIMANTATPDLDKAAAFYGGILGLELLMDHGWFQTYGSTEDMTVQVSFGSEGGSGTPVPDLSIEVDDLDTALARFNEAGVPIEYGPVSEPWGVRRFYVRDPFGKLLNILQHE